GAGTCGCATCTCGGAGGGCGCATCGAGGCCGCAGACCTCGCGCGCACCGCGATGACCTCGGAATACCACTTCCGCCGGATGTTCTCGGCGCCGGCGGGCGTTCCGCTCGCGGAGTACATCCGCCGTCGCCGTATGACCCTCGCGGGCGCGGAAGCGTTCCGGGTGGTGGGGAGGCGGGCACGCGTTCCGCTGATCCATGAGGGGCCGAATCAAGCCATTGCGGAGTTCATCCGAGGCATCGGCCGGGAGGAGCTGGACCGCATCGAGGCCCTCTCCGACCAGGAGCCCGCCGGGCTGCCCGGGGTGAGCGACCAGCTCGACCCGAGCCGGGCGGAGGGCACCGAGCTCGACTACCACCACGGGGTGGTGACGGGGCGGCAGGAGCCTCCGGCGGACTGGGACTCCCTTGCCGTGCCTGCCGGTTCCTGGGCGGTCTTCGAGAGTGAGGGCGAGTTCCCGCAGGCCCTCCGGCACCTCTGGCGGGACGTCTTCACTCAGTGGTTCCCGTCGAACCCGTACGCCTCCCGGCCGGACCCGGAGATCCTGCGGGTGCGGTTGTACGAGGAGGGGAAGCGGGCGGAGGCCGAGCTCTGGATCCCGGTGGAGCGCGCGCACCGTGGGCCGAGCGCGTAGGCGGAAAAACGCTGGTTTACGGCCAGGGGCATATGCGCTCCCTTACTGGTCCAGACCTATTGTGCGGAGGCTTGCCGCTCGCTAGCTTTCTCTCGGCGGCGCGCGCTGGCCGGTTCGGCTCTTCCCATTCGCTGATGCACCGTCATGTGCATCGACTGAAAACGGAGTTACCGATATGCGTACACGAATCACCGCGCTCGCGGTCACCGCGGTGGCGGCGGCTGCGATGGTCCTCGGCACGGCCTCCACCGCCTCGGCGACCGGCCCCGGCTTCTGGCTCCGCAGCCACCACAGCAGCCTGGCGGAGTGTCAGGCGGTCGGGAACGCCGGCGCTGACAATGCTCTCTGGAGCCGCGTCTTCATCTGCAACCCGTACGCGGGCAAGCCCGGCGTGTACGAGCTGTGGGTGCGCTACTAGGCCGTGTTGTAGAAGTGGGCTCGTTCCCTCGTCTCGCGCCGAGATGATCTCGGTGTGAGACGAGGGGATCTCGCCGGCGGGCGGTGGGCGGCCTCCTGCTTTCGACCGCGAGGACCACGTGGCCCGGTACGCGGTCGAGTGCGGGATCGCCGGCCCGGGCTGTCGGTTCTCTGTGTCATGCTGACCGCGACCAGGGTCGACCGCGCGACGGAGAGGTGACGATGGGGGCTCAGTACTACGGCGCCGACAGCGAGAACGGCGACCGCATCGACGACCCCTCCGAGGACGCGCTGTTCATGATGATCAGCGACCTCAACGACTCCGACAACACCTTCGTGATGGTCCAGCCCGACGAGGACGACCCCGCGTGGTTCGCTTCCGTGGCCGTCCTGGACGGAGGCGGCTACGAGATCGTCCGACGAGACACCACCCGCAACGAGCACGGGATCGCCACAGCGGCCAGTGCCGACGACATCGCCCGCGACCTCACCGTATGGATGGCCGCCCGCGACTTCCCCGGGCGGCCGAGCAGGCAGGTCAGCGAGTTCTGAAACGCGGTCAGGACCGCCCCGCGCCCATGAAGGCCGCCCCGCTTCCGGCCGTGATGCCGGGGGGCTCCAGCGCCCGGTCCGGCTGAGCCGAACGGCGCAGGCAGAGGCCAGGACGGCCCATCGGTGCTCTCGGAGGGCCGCTTTGCCCTGCTATGTCGGCCACGGAAATGACGTGAACTCTCCTGTTGGTGCGCCTTCGTCCTGGGGCGGCGAAGCCGTACGGGGAACATCGACGGGTTACTCATCGAGCAGGGCGCCACGCGGCGGGCGCGGCGGGCGCGGAGGGACATGCGCTGGACGCGGACCGGCCCGCGCCGCATCGCGCGTCGGTCCCGGCCGGCGCGTTCGCCCACATCCGCGGGGGCCGTTCGTGATGGTGGTGTGGTGCGGGTCCGATCGTGAGTGACCTTGCCGTTTCGGCAAGCGTATTTGTCGTTCCGTCCGCCCCGGGCGCACCATCTCCATCAACTGGAGGTGGTCCGCATGACGAGCAGGACGGACGTGAGCGACATGAGGCGGCAGCGGTACGACGTGGTGATCGTGGGAGGCGGGGCGGCCGGCCTCAGCGGGGCGCTTACCCTGGCGCGGGCCCGGCGGTCGGTGCTGGTGATCGACGCGGGGGAGCCCCGTAACGCTCCCGCGTCCCATGTCCACAACTACCTGGGCCGTGAGTCGACCCCGCCCGGGGAGCTGCTGGCGATCGGCCGGGACGAGGTGGCCGGATACGGCGGGGAGATCGTCGAAGGTCGGGTGGCCACGGCCGAGCGGCTGCCGGAGGACGGCGGCTTCCGCGTCGTGCTGGAGGACGGCACCGCGGTGGAGGCGCGCAGGCTGCTGGTGACGACGGGGCTGGTGGACGAGTTGCCGCCGGTGCCGGGGCTGGCGGAGCGGTGGGGGCGTGAGGTGCTGCACTGCCCGTACTGCCACGGGCGCGAGGTGGCGGACCGCCCGATCGGGGTGCTGTCCACCGGCCCCTTCGCCGTACATCAGGCGCTGATGTGGCGGCAGTGGAGCGATGACGTCACCCTCTTCCGCCACACGGGTCCGGAGCCGACGGACGAGGAGTATGAGCAGCTCGCCGCGCGCGGGGTGGCGGTGGTGGACGGCGAGGTGACGGGCCTGGAGGTCACGGACGACCGCTTCACCGGCGTACGCCTGGCGGGCGGCCGGGTGATTCCGCGCGAGGCCCTCGTGATCCAGGCCCGGTTCACCGCCCGCTCGGCCGTACTCGAATCGCTGGGGCTGGTCCCGGTCGCGCAGGAGATGGGCGGTGAGGTGATCGGCACGTACGTCCCCACCGACCCGGTCGGCGCGACGGAGGTCCCCGGTGTCTGGGCGGCGGGCAACGTCACCCGCCTCACCGAGCAGGTCATCGGTGCCGCCGCCGCCGGGCTGATGGCGGGGAGCGCGATCAACGGCGACCTGATCGCCGAGGACACCCGTACGGCGGTGGAGGCGCGGCGGCGCGGCTGAGGGCGAGAGCGCGCCTCCTCCCGCGATCCGGTCGCGGACGCGGCCACGAGAGCACGGCCGTGAGGAGGCCGCCCGCCCACCCCGAGAACGCGGCCGGCTCGCCCTGAGCGCGGGCCGTCATGGCCGGGGGCTCCGCAGGTGCCCGCCGCCTGCGATGGTCCTGGGTGGTGGGGGTGGAGTGCTGGGCTGGGGGCGGCGGCTTTGCGCCGGATCACGATCTATTTCCGGCAAGTGGCCTACAAGGTAGGCAAGTTGAGGGGAATCTTTCAACGCCTCAACGCCTCAACGGCCGACTGTGAAGGGTGCCCCTCATGTCCAGCGTCTTCCGCACGCTCCTCGTGCCCGCTCTGCTCGCCCTGACGTCCTTCGCCCTGCCGTCACCTGTCGCGGCGGCCGCCGCGGCACCGGCCGCCGGGACCATGTGCCTGAACAGCAACTATCCGACGACCCGCATCGTCAACGTCGCTTCGTGCAACTCCGGTTCCAGCCAGCGCTGGACCGTCAGCGGTGAGGCGATCCACCAGTCCGCGCACCCGGGTATGTGCCTGACCAGCGACTACCCGAGGACCCGGATCGTCAATGTCGAGCCGTGCGACTCCGGGACCCGGCAGCGCTGGACCGTCAGCGGTGAGGCGATCTACCAGTCCGCGCACCCGGGCATGTGCCTGTCCAGTGACCACCCGAGGACCAGGATCGTGAACGTGGAGCCGTGCAACCCGTCCGGGATCCGCCAGCACTGGACCGGGCAGGGCGAGCAGATCAGCATGACCCTCGTCTGATGCCCTGATGCCCTGATGCCCTGAGCCGTCGTCAGGGCCCGTCGGAGCTTCTCCGCCCCTACTGCGGTGCGCCCTGCCGCTGGGACTTCTGAGCCGCGCCTGCCGCGCGCAGGGCGATGCCCGCCCAGACGCCCGCCAGGACCACCGCGGCCGCCGCCATCGCGGCCAGCTCCGGTGTCTCCGGACGCCAGCCCAGGGAGAGGCGCGTGCCGATGAAGAGGAGGATGACGGCGATCGTGCCCGGCGAGGGGACCGGCACCCGGGCCGCCGCTGCTCGCAGGATCGCGGCCGCCGCCAGGCCGGTGACGGCCCAGGCGCCGACGTACGTCCACGGCGACCCCGGGGCGGCGGTGAGCAGCCCGTAGTCGTCGGGGCCCAGGCGGAACAGCGAGCCGGCCCAGCCCAGGCCCACCCCGAAGGCGGCGACGCCCACCACCCAGAGGGCGTGGCGCCACAACGGGCCCGGGCGTACGGTCACTTCGTCGTCTGCGGCGCCGCCCGGATCGGACGGGTCCAGGAAATCCATCACGTCCGTACAGACGCACGAAGGGGGCCGGGCGTTCCGTCGGACGGGCCCGTGAACCGGCCGCGGGCCTCCTCGATATGGCCGAGGTGCCGCTGGGTCCAGTCGCACATGAGGTGGACCGTCCCCCGCAGGCCCTGGCCCGGCTCGGTGAGGGTGTACTCGACCTTCGGCGGCACGGTGGGGTGCACGGTCCTGTCGACCAGGCCGTTGCGCTCCAGCATGCGCAGGTTCTGGGTGAGCATCTTGTGGCTGATGCCCTCGACCTCCTTCAGGACCTCGCTGAAGCGCAGGGTGCTGTCACCGAGGGCCTCGATGATCAGGAGCGCCCACTTGTTGGCGACGTCCGAGAAGATCTCCCGCGCCAGGGAGTCCGCGCGGCGCAGGTCCGCCTCGTCGGGCGAGCCGCTGAACTGCTGGGTCACCATGAGGTTCCTCCGTCACCGAAAAGTGCGTTCTTCCACGTCAGGGCTGACTCTCCTACGGTTCCTGAGTAACCACAAGAGACCGACAGGTCTTCACGAGGAGGCGCGGAACATGGCCATCACACTGCTGGACCCCGAGGGGCTGCCGAAGGTCGGCGTGTACCGGCAGGTCGCGGTCGCGACGGGCTCGAAGCTCGTCTTCGTCGCCGGGCAGGTCGCCTGGGACGCGGACGGCACCAAGGTCGGTGAGGGCGACCTCGCCGCCCAGGTGGAGCGGTGCTACCTGAACATCGGGACCGCCCTGGCCGGGGCCGGCGGCTCCTTCGCGGACGTGGTGAAGCTGACGGTGTACGTCGTCGACTGGACGCCCGACAAGATGCCGCGGTTCCTGGAGGGCGCGGCCCGGGCGGCGGAGAAGCTGGGCACCACCCCGGTCCCGCCGGGCACGCTCGTGGGAGTCGCGGCCCTCGACGTACCGGAGCATCTGGTCGAGATCGAGGCGACGGCGGTCCTGGACTGAGCCGGGGCCGAGGCCGGGGCCGGGGCCGGTGCGGGACCCCGGCCCGAGGCCCGGGCGCCGCCCCTCCCCGTACGGCGTAACGCCGCCCGGCGGATGACGGACCCCCGGGGCCGAGGAGCACGCCGGAGCCATGTGTGAGCTTCCGTTACGGGGATACGCGGAGGGGACCGGGCGCCACAGGGGTGCCGGTACGTCGGCAACGTAAAGGGAGAATTTCGTGGGCATCATCGCCTGGATCCTCATCGGCCTGTTCGCGGGACTCATCGCCAAGGCGCTGACGCCGGGCAAGGACCCGGGGGGCTGCCTCGTGACGATCGTGATCGGCATCGTGGGCGGTCTGCTCGGCGGCTGGCTGGGCAAGGTGATCTTCGGTGTGGACTCGATCGACGGATTCTTCAGCCTGTCGACGTGGATCGCCGCCATCGTCGGTTCGGTGATCGTTCTGCTGCTCTACCGCGTGGTCACGGGCCAGCGCTCCCGCTGACCGGGCCCGGCGCCTCGGAACGGATCGGTCCTCGACTTCCTCGACATCGTCTTCCCCGACGTCCTCGACGGGTCGATTCGTCCGTGTTTGCCTACATTGGCAGGGGGTCAGTAGGGCAGCTATAGCAGGAGCCATCGCCGACACGTCCGCGGAAGACAGACAAGAGGAAACGACGACATGACCGACACCTCGCGCAAGCCGACCACCTCCGACTCGGGCGCCCCGGTGGAGAGCGACGAGCATTCGCTCACCGTCGGCCCGGGCGGGCCGATCCTGCTCCAGGACTCGTACCTGATCGAGCAGATGGCCCAGTTCAACCGCGAACGCATCCCCGAGCGGCAGCCGCACGCCAAGGGCAGCGGCGCGTTCGGGAAGTTCGAGGTGACCGCGGACGTCTCCGCGTACACGAAGGCCGCGCTCTTCCAGCCCGGCACCACGACCGACCTGGTGGCCCGGTTCTCCACCGTCGCGGGCGAGCGCGGCAGCCCGGACACCTGGCGGGACCCGCGCGGCTTCGCGGTGAAGTTCTACACCAGCGAGGGCAACTACGACATGGTGGGCAACAACACCCCCGTGTTCTTCGTGAAGGACCCGATGAAGTTCCAGCACTTCATCCGGTCCCAGAAACGCCGGGCGGACAACAACCTCCGCGACCACGACATGCAGTGGGACTTCTGGACGCTCTCCCCGGAGTCGGCCCACCAGGTCACCTGGCTGATGGGCGACCGGGGCATCCCGCGCACCTGGCGCCACATGAACGGCTACACCTCCCACACGTACATGTGGATCAACGAGGCGGGCCAGCGGTTCTGGGTGAAGTACCACTTCAAGACCGACCAGGGCATCGAGACGTTCACGCAGGACGAGGCCGACCAGATGGCCTCCGCGGACACGGATTACCACACGCGTGATCTGTTCGAGCACATCCGCGACGGCGAGTACCCGAGCTGGACGCTGAAGGTCCAGATCATGCCGTACGAGGAGGCGAAGGACTACCGGTTCAACCCGTTCGACCTGACCAAGGTGTGGCCGCACGCCGACTACCCGCTGATCGAGGTCGGCCGGATGACGCTGGACCGCAACCCCACGGACAACCACGCCGAGATCGAGCAGGCGGCGTTCCAGCCGAACAACTTCGTCCCAGGCATCGGCCCGAGCCCGGACCGCATGCTTCTGGGACGCCTGTTCAGCTACGCGGACGCGCACCGCTACCGCATCGGCGGCAACTACCAGCAGCTGCCCGTCAACGCTCCCGTCGCCCCGGTGCACACGTACTCCAAGGACGGGGCGATGGCGTACCGGAAGACCAGCGACCCGGTCTACGCCCCGAACTCCAAGGGCGGCCCGGCGGCCGACACGGAGCGCCACGGCACCCCGCCGAGCTGGTACGCCGACGGCGACATCACCCGGGCGGCCTACGTCGACCACGCCGAGGACGACGACTGGGGCCAGGCGGGCACCATGGTCCGCGAGGTCCTGGACGACGCGGCCCGGGACCGGCTGGTGGACAACGTGGTCGGCCACCTGCTGAACGGCGTGACCGAGCCGGTGCTCCAGCGGGCGTTCGCGTACTGGTCGAACATCGACAGCACCATCGGCGAGCGCATCGAGCAGGGCGTGCGCGCGAAGTCCGGCGAGAAGGACCCGAAGGCGGCGGACCAGGGCAACCCGGCCCGCTCGTCGATGCAGCACAAGGCCTGAGGCGAGGGCTCACCCCTCCCCGGGACCACGGCACAGGCCCCCTTCCCCGCTGTCGGCGGGGGCGGGGGCCTGACGTGTGCCGTGGGTCAGCAGGTCACTCCGCCGCCCCCTCCACCGTCTCCCACGTCTGAGGCACCCACACCCCCGACCGGCGCAGCGCGTTCGAGCAGTGGCGGAAGATCTCGTCTATCTCCACGACCAGGGCGAGCTTCGGGCGCCGGCCCTTCACGGTCATCGCGTCGAAGAACGGGGCGTCCGTGAGGATGCGGGCGCGGCCGTTGACGCGGAGGACGTCCATCGCGCCGGGGATCAGGTAGAGCAGGCCCACGTGCGGGTTGGACAGGATGTTGTGGAAGCTGTCCGCCCTGCGGTTGCCCAGGCGGTCGGGGAGGGCCAGCGTGGCGGGGTCCAGGACGTGGGTGAAACCGGGGCCGTCGCCGCGCGGGGTGACGTCGCAGTTGCCGGACGCGTCGGACGTGGAGACCGCGCAGAACGGGGAGCGGGCCAGCAGCTCCAGGTCGTCCTCGGTGAGCCGGTCGTGGACCTTGTCGATCACGATGGGGTGCGGGGTGCCCAGGATCTCGCGCAGCTCCTCCGCCGAGCCCAGGGGCACGGCTCCGGCCAGTGGGCCGGAGAAGGGGGCGGCGGCGGGATCGGCGGCGGCGTCGGCGGCGTACGGCAAGGAAGCGCTCCGGGCTTGTGGGGTGCGGCGGTGTGGGGGCGGACCGGCGCTGTTAGGGTGACCTTACTTTGGGCGCCCTGTACTGCCTCCTCCGGGGTGCCCGGGTGCGGACGGCCGCGCGCCGGGGCGCCCCCTGCCCGAACGCGCCGATGAGCAAGGGTGAGACACCGTGCACAACCGTATTCCGGTCGCCGCCGTCCCGGGGGCCGGGCCGTGAGCGGCTCCGTCCTCCCGCGCGAGGAGAGAACGACGGGCGGCGGCAGGGAAGCGCGGGCCAGGCGCAGCCGGCCCGTCCTCGCCCTCGGGCTCCTGGCCGCCCTCGGTGTGCTCGTGCTCGCCGTCGTGGCGAGCCTCGCCATCGGCTCCGGGGACGTGCCGTTCCGCGATGTGCTGCCCGGCGTCCTCGACCCCGACCTCACCGTCAAGGGCCAGCTGGTCATCCAGGAGGTCCGCATCCCGCGTACCGTCGCCGGGCTGCTCGCCGGGGCGGCGCTCGGCCTCGCGGGGACCGTCATGCAGGGCGTCGCCCGTAACCCCCTCGCCGACCCCCAGCTCCTGGGCATCAACGCGGGCGCCTCCGTCGCCGTCGTCTGCTCCATCACGCTGCTCGGCTTCACCGTCGCCACCCAGTTCATCTGGTTCGGCTTCCTCGGCGCCCTGCTCGCCGCCCTCCTCGTCTACGGGGTCGGCTCGCTCGGCCGGGAAGGCGCGACCCCGGTCAAGCTGGCCCTCGCGGGCGCCGCCACCAGCGCCGTACTCACCTCGGTCACCAGCGCGATCCTGCTCCAGGACCGCGGGAGCTACGACCAGTTCCGGTTCTGGCAGCTCGGGGCGCTGACCGCCCGCTCCTCCGAGGTGCTCTGGCAGGTCTCCCCGTTCATCCTCGTCGGGGCCGTCCTCGCCCTCTCGCTCGGGCCGCAGCTCAACGCCCTCTCCCTCGGCGACGACCTCGCGCGCGGCCTCGGCCAGCGGGTCGGGGCCGCCCGCATGGTCTCCGCCCTCGCCGTGGTCGTGCTCTGCGGCGCCGCCACCGTCGTCGCCGGGCCGATCGGCTTCGTCGGCCTCGCCGTACCGCACGCCGCCCGCCTCATCACCGGACCCGACTACCGCTGGGTGCTCCCGTACAGCATGGTTCTCGCCCCGATCATGCTGCTCTTCGCCGACATCGTCGGACGGGTGATCGCCCCGCCCGGCGAGGTGCAGGTCGGTGTGATCACCGCCGCGATCGGCTGCGTCCCCTTCATCTGGCTGGTCCGGCGCAGGAAGCTGGTGGAACTGTGAGCCCGGGACCCGTCTCAGCCGTGGACACGGAGAAGGGCCGGCTCGCCGATGCCGTACGGCAGGTCTCCGCCGTACGCGGACGGGGGCGGCGCAGGTCCGTGACCGTCGCGGCGGCCCTGCTCGTCGCCCTGGTCGCCGTCTTCGGCGTCTCGCTCAGCTTCGGCGACATGGTCATGCCCATCGGCAAGGTCGTCGAGACGCTGCTCGGGGGCGGCGACGGCGGCTCGCGGTTCGTCGTCCTGGAGCTACGGCTGCCCCGGGCCCTCCTCGCGGTCCTCGTCGGCGCCGCGTTCGGGCTCTCCGGCGGCGTCTTCCAGACCGTGCTGCGCAATCCGCTCGCCAGCCCGGACCTCATCGGCATCAGCGCCGGGGCCAGCGCCGTCGCCGTCACCGCGGCCCTCCTCTTCCAGGTCAGCGGGCTCGCCCTCTCCGCGAGCGCCCTGGCCGGGGCGCTCGCCGCCGGGGTCGCGATCTACGGACTCGCCTGGCGGCAGGGCGTCGCCGGACAGCGGCTCGTCCTCGTCGGGATCGGCGTCGGCATGGGGCTCTCCAGCGTCGTCTGGTACGTGATGGCCCGCTCCGACGTCACCGACGCGCAGGAGGCCTTCCGCTGGCTGGCCGGCAGCCTCAACGGGCGCTCCTGGGGCCAGTTCTGGCCGATCCTCGGCGCGCTCGCCCTCCTCGTCCCGCTCACCGCCGTCGCCGCGCACGCCCTGCGGCCCCTCCAGCTGGGGGACGACACGGCCGCCGGACTCGGTACGAAGGTGGAGACCGGCCGGCTCGCCCTGCTCGGGTGTGCCACGGCCCTGGCGGGGGTCGCCACGGCGGCGGCCGGGCCCGTCGGGTTCGTGGCCTTCGTCGCCGCGCCGATCGCCCGCCGCCTGGTCCCCGGCCGGGGTGCCGCTCTGCCCCACGCGGCCCTGACCGGCGCCCTGCTGGTCCTCGTCGCCGACTTCGCGGCCCAGCACCTGCTGCCCTCCGTCCAGCTGCCGGTGGGTGTGGTCACCAGCATCATCGGCGCCCCGTACCTGCTGCTGCTCCTGGCCCGCGCCAACCGTGTGGGGAGTGGGGGCTGAGATGCCGGTCCTTCGAGATGACGACAACGAAAGGCGTGGCCAGGTCGTGGCTGAGCACACTCTTCAGGCCCGGGACGTCCGGCTCGGCTACGGCGACCGGGAGATCGTCCCCGGACTGAGCGTCACCGTCCCGCCCGGGCGGATCACCGTCATCGTCGGCCCCAACGCCTGCGGCAAGTCGACCCTGCTGCGGGCGATGGCCCGGCTGCTCGCGCCCTCCGCCGGGGCGGTGCTCCTGAACGGCCGGTCCATCCAGGAGATGCCGACCAAGGAGGTCGCCGCGGTCCTCGGCATCCTGCCGCAGAGCCCCACGGCGCCCGAGGGCATCACCGTCTCCGACCTGGTCGGCCGCGGCCGCTACCCGCACCAGGGCTGGTTCCGCCGCTGGGGCGCGGAGGACGACGAGGCGGTCGCGCAGGCGCTGCTCTCCACCGACGTACTGGAGCTGGCGGACCGGCCGGTGGACGAGCTCTCGGGCGGTCAGCGCCAGCGGGTGTGGATCGCGATGGCGCTGGCGCAGCGTACGGACATCCTGCTGCTGGACGAGCCGACGACGTTCCTGGACGCCAGCCACCAACTCGACGTCCTGGACCTGCTCACCGACCTCAACCGCGAGCGCGGCGTCACGATGGTGGCCGTCCTGCACGACCTGAACCTGGCCTGCCGGTACGCGGACCACATGATCGCCATGAAGGACGGGCGGATCCTGGCGGAGGGGC
This DNA window, taken from Streptomyces griseus subsp. griseus, encodes the following:
- a CDS encoding NAD(P)/FAD-dependent oxidoreductase, which encodes MTSRTDVSDMRRQRYDVVIVGGGAAGLSGALTLARARRSVLVIDAGEPRNAPASHVHNYLGRESTPPGELLAIGRDEVAGYGGEIVEGRVATAERLPEDGGFRVVLEDGTAVEARRLLVTTGLVDELPPVPGLAERWGREVLHCPYCHGREVADRPIGVLSTGPFAVHQALMWRQWSDDVTLFRHTGPEPTDEEYEQLAARGVAVVDGEVTGLEVTDDRFTGVRLAGGRVIPREALVIQARFTARSAVLESLGLVPVAQEMGGEVIGTYVPTDPVGATEVPGVWAAGNVTRLTEQVIGAAAAGLMAGSAINGDLIAEDTRTAVEARRRG
- a CDS encoding FecCD family ABC transporter permease, producing MDTEKGRLADAVRQVSAVRGRGRRRSVTVAAALLVALVAVFGVSLSFGDMVMPIGKVVETLLGGGDGGSRFVVLELRLPRALLAVLVGAAFGLSGGVFQTVLRNPLASPDLIGISAGASAVAVTAALLFQVSGLALSASALAGALAAGVAIYGLAWRQGVAGQRLVLVGIGVGMGLSSVVWYVMARSDVTDAQEAFRWLAGSLNGRSWGQFWPILGALALLVPLTAVAAHALRPLQLGDDTAAGLGTKVETGRLALLGCATALAGVATAAAGPVGFVAFVAAPIARRLVPGRGAALPHAALTGALLVLVADFAAQHLLPSVQLPVGVVTSIIGAPYLLLLLARANRVGSGG
- a CDS encoding AraC family transcriptional regulator; the encoded protein is MLDRLNEAMEYLESHLGGRIEAADLARTAMTSEYHFRRMFSAPAGVPLAEYIRRRRMTLAGAEAFRVVGRRARVPLIHEGPNQAIAEFIRGIGREELDRIEALSDQEPAGLPGVSDQLDPSRAEGTELDYHHGVVTGRQEPPADWDSLAVPAGSWAVFESEGEFPQALRHLWRDVFTQWFPSNPYASRPDPEILRVRLYEEGKRAEAELWIPVERAHRGPSA
- a CDS encoding FecCD family ABC transporter permease, with the translated sequence MSGSVLPREERTTGGGREARARRSRPVLALGLLAALGVLVLAVVASLAIGSGDVPFRDVLPGVLDPDLTVKGQLVIQEVRIPRTVAGLLAGAALGLAGTVMQGVARNPLADPQLLGINAGASVAVVCSITLLGFTVATQFIWFGFLGALLAALLVYGVGSLGREGATPVKLALAGAATSAVLTSVTSAILLQDRGSYDQFRFWQLGALTARSSEVLWQVSPFILVGAVLALSLGPQLNALSLGDDLARGLGQRVGAARMVSALAVVVLCGAATVVAGPIGFVGLAVPHAARLITGPDYRWVLPYSMVLAPIMLLFADIVGRVIAPPGEVQVGVITAAIGCVPFIWLVRRRKLVEL
- a CDS encoding MSMEG_1061 family FMN-dependent PPOX-type flavoprotein, whose translation is MPYAADAAADPAAAPFSGPLAGAVPLGSAEELREILGTPHPIVIDKVHDRLTEDDLELLARSPFCAVSTSDASGNCDVTPRGDGPGFTHVLDPATLALPDRLGNRRADSFHNILSNPHVGLLYLIPGAMDVLRVNGRARILTDAPFFDAMTVKGRRPKLALVVEIDEIFRHCSNALRRSGVWVPQTWETVEGAAE
- a CDS encoding winged helix-turn-helix transcriptional regulator — encoded protein: MVTQQFSGSPDEADLRRADSLAREIFSDVANKWALLIIEALGDSTLRFSEVLKEVEGISHKMLTQNLRMLERNGLVDRTVHPTVPPKVEYTLTEPGQGLRGTVHLMCDWTQRHLGHIEEARGRFTGPSDGTPGPLRASVRT
- a CDS encoding ABC transporter ATP-binding protein, coding for MPVLRDDDNERRGQVVAEHTLQARDVRLGYGDREIVPGLSVTVPPGRITVIVGPNACGKSTLLRAMARLLAPSAGAVLLNGRSIQEMPTKEVAAVLGILPQSPTAPEGITVSDLVGRGRYPHQGWFRRWGAEDDEAVAQALLSTDVLELADRPVDELSGGQRQRVWIAMALAQRTDILLLDEPTTFLDASHQLDVLDLLTDLNRERGVTMVAVLHDLNLACRYADHMIAMKDGRILAEGRPADIVTEALVGEVFGMRCSVIEDPASATPMVVPLGRHHVKDPAA
- a CDS encoding GlsB/YeaQ/YmgE family stress response membrane protein; its protein translation is MGIIAWILIGLFAGLIAKALTPGKDPGGCLVTIVIGIVGGLLGGWLGKVIFGVDSIDGFFSLSTWIAAIVGSVIVLLLYRVVTGQRSR
- a CDS encoding RICIN domain-containing protein, which codes for MSSVFRTLLVPALLALTSFALPSPVAAAAAAPAAGTMCLNSNYPTTRIVNVASCNSGSSQRWTVSGEAIHQSAHPGMCLTSDYPRTRIVNVEPCDSGTRQRWTVSGEAIYQSAHPGMCLSSDHPRTRIVNVEPCNPSGIRQHWTGQGEQISMTLV
- a CDS encoding RidA family protein, producing MAITLLDPEGLPKVGVYRQVAVATGSKLVFVAGQVAWDADGTKVGEGDLAAQVERCYLNIGTALAGAGGSFADVVKLTVYVVDWTPDKMPRFLEGAARAAEKLGTTPVPPGTLVGVAALDVPEHLVEIEATAVLD
- a CDS encoding catalase — protein: MTDTSRKPTTSDSGAPVESDEHSLTVGPGGPILLQDSYLIEQMAQFNRERIPERQPHAKGSGAFGKFEVTADVSAYTKAALFQPGTTTDLVARFSTVAGERGSPDTWRDPRGFAVKFYTSEGNYDMVGNNTPVFFVKDPMKFQHFIRSQKRRADNNLRDHDMQWDFWTLSPESAHQVTWLMGDRGIPRTWRHMNGYTSHTYMWINEAGQRFWVKYHFKTDQGIETFTQDEADQMASADTDYHTRDLFEHIRDGEYPSWTLKVQIMPYEEAKDYRFNPFDLTKVWPHADYPLIEVGRMTLDRNPTDNHAEIEQAAFQPNNFVPGIGPSPDRMLLGRLFSYADAHRYRIGGNYQQLPVNAPVAPVHTYSKDGAMAYRKTSDPVYAPNSKGGPAADTERHGTPPSWYADGDITRAAYVDHAEDDDWGQAGTMVREVLDDAARDRLVDNVVGHLLNGVTEPVLQRAFAYWSNIDSTIGERIEQGVRAKSGEKDPKAADQGNPARSSMQHKA